A portion of the Algisphaera agarilytica genome contains these proteins:
- a CDS encoding glycosyltransferase family 2 protein, translating to MPKFCIVIPTRNRCKLLPNSVLSAVQQQHDDFSVVISNNSSEDETAAVGKALAEEHERVSYVETDEVLAMPDSWEFAINQADGEYAIILCDDDALNPRLLSRLDAEIQNTGRPLITWQRYAYCYPNWLESEYRNTLTYRPPSNTAIRRETKSELRGWFDTSAYQKHSPMLFSAVCRQDLIKEIQAEAGRFFIGPAPDVGSSVMLLSKLEDFLFIDEALALAGASPQSIGASQSLGTTEASAAFEAEFKGDIYQQLPFKMNMVNTTVADTLLNAKSLCPETFADYELNWRAFYRGCYLALLDMKGRGFPVDDRLEEVTALASEYPGLKRELGIMAAKRQLKNSERAVKMKLRSLLPGTAPKGRRQMIFGDDAGFSNILECASQLDRLVKYPGAALS from the coding sequence ATGCCGAAATTCTGCATCGTGATCCCGACCCGCAACCGCTGCAAGCTGCTGCCCAATTCGGTGCTCAGCGCCGTCCAGCAGCAGCACGACGACTTCTCCGTGGTCATCTCGAACAACTCGTCGGAAGACGAGACCGCCGCAGTTGGCAAGGCCCTCGCCGAAGAACACGAGCGGGTGAGCTACGTCGAGACCGACGAAGTCCTGGCGATGCCCGACAGCTGGGAGTTTGCGATCAACCAGGCGGACGGCGAGTACGCGATCATCCTTTGCGACGACGACGCACTCAACCCCCGGCTGCTGTCCCGCCTGGACGCCGAGATCCAGAACACCGGCCGGCCGCTGATCACTTGGCAGCGCTACGCCTACTGCTACCCCAACTGGCTGGAGTCGGAATACCGCAACACGCTGACCTACCGCCCGCCGAGCAACACCGCGATCCGCCGTGAGACCAAGTCGGAGCTGCGCGGCTGGTTCGACACCTCGGCCTACCAGAAGCACTCGCCGATGCTGTTCAGCGCGGTGTGCCGGCAGGACCTGATCAAAGAAATCCAGGCCGAGGCGGGACGTTTCTTCATCGGTCCCGCACCCGACGTCGGGTCGAGCGTCATGCTGCTCTCCAAGCTTGAAGACTTCCTGTTTATCGACGAAGCGCTCGCCCTCGCCGGAGCAAGCCCGCAGAGCATCGGCGCCAGCCAGAGCCTGGGCACGACCGAAGCGAGCGCCGCGTTCGAAGCCGAGTTCAAGGGCGACATCTACCAGCAGCTGCCGTTCAAGATGAACATGGTCAACACGACCGTAGCCGACACGCTGCTGAATGCCAAGTCGCTGTGTCCCGAGACGTTTGCCGACTACGAATTGAACTGGCGGGCGTTTTACCGCGGCTGCTACCTGGCGCTTCTCGACATGAAAGGCCGGGGCTTCCCGGTGGATGACCGCTTGGAAGAAGTCACCGCACTGGCCTCGGAGTACCCCGGGCTGAAACGCGAGTTGGGGATCATGGCCGCCAAGCGCCAACTCAAGAACAGCGAGCGGGCGGTGAAAATGAAGCTGCGCAGCCTCCTGCCCGGCACCGCCCCCAAGGGCCGACGCCAGATGATCTTCGGCGACGACGCGGGCTTCTCGAATATCCTCGAGTGCGCCTCGCAACTCGACCGGCTGGTTAAATACCCCGGCGCGGCTCTGAGCTAA
- the rfbC gene encoding dTDP-4-dehydrorhamnose 3,5-epimerase produces MRLEPTPIPGVHVVELEPIADERGAFARTFCWDTFAQAGITFDAVQCNTSLNTKKHTLRGMHYQQAPHGEPKLVRVTQGRVFDVAVDLRPDSPTHRQWFGLELSADNHQSLYIPDGCAHGFITLEDDCEVFYMMGAPYVADAARGVRYDDPAFGIDWPAAPAVIGDRDAHYPDYTP; encoded by the coding sequence ATGCGACTAGAGCCTACCCCGATCCCCGGCGTCCACGTGGTCGAACTCGAGCCGATCGCCGATGAGCGCGGCGCGTTCGCCCGGACGTTCTGCTGGGACACGTTCGCCCAGGCGGGGATCACGTTCGACGCGGTTCAATGCAACACATCGCTGAACACAAAGAAGCACACCCTCCGCGGCATGCACTACCAGCAAGCCCCGCACGGCGAGCCCAAGCTCGTCCGCGTCACCCAAGGCCGGGTGTTCGACGTCGCGGTGGACCTCCGGCCCGACTCGCCGACGCACCGCCAGTGGTTCGGCCTCGAGCTCTCGGCCGACAACCACCAGAGCCTGTACATCCCCGACGGCTGTGCCCACGGGTTCATCACCCTCGAAGACGACTGCGAGGTCTTCTACATGATGGGCGCCCCCTACGTCGCCGACGCGGCGCGGGGTGTGCGATACGATGACCCGGCCTTCGGCATCGACTGGCCCGCCGCCCCCGCCGTGATCGGCGACCGCGACGCCCACTACCCCGACTACACCCCCTGA
- a CDS encoding GDP-mannose 4,6-dehydratase: MTEQASHWIDRPTLVTGATGLVGGWTVKRLLELGADVVCLVRDHVPQSILLGEELLKQVKVVRGDVCDQALLERVLGEYEINTVLHLAAQTIVGVANRNPVSTFESNIAGTWCLLEACRRTPTVKSIVMASSDKAYGDQEVQPYNEDMPLQGKHPYDVSKSCGDLIAQTYANTYGTPVAITRCGNFYGGGDLNFNRIIPGTLRSIIRGQRPIIRSDGTFIRDYFYVEDGAAAYTLLAEQLAEKPELSGEAFNFSYGHRHTVTEITELVLKLMGSDLKPDIRNEASHEIREQCLDASRARSVLGWSPLHDLDVGLERTIDWYNHYFETSE, translated from the coding sequence ATGACTGAGCAAGCTTCCCATTGGATCGATCGGCCCACGCTGGTCACTGGCGCGACGGGTCTCGTCGGCGGGTGGACCGTTAAACGCCTACTCGAACTGGGCGCCGATGTCGTCTGCCTCGTCCGTGACCACGTGCCGCAGTCGATCCTGCTCGGCGAAGAACTATTGAAACAGGTCAAGGTTGTACGTGGCGACGTGTGCGACCAAGCGCTGCTCGAACGGGTGCTCGGCGAATACGAGATCAACACCGTGCTACACCTCGCGGCGCAAACCATTGTCGGCGTGGCGAATCGCAACCCGGTGTCGACGTTTGAGTCGAACATCGCCGGGACGTGGTGCCTGCTCGAAGCGTGCCGCCGAACGCCGACCGTGAAGTCGATCGTGATGGCGTCGTCGGACAAGGCGTATGGTGACCAGGAGGTTCAGCCGTACAACGAAGACATGCCGTTGCAGGGCAAACACCCCTACGACGTGTCCAAGAGCTGCGGCGACCTGATCGCCCAGACGTACGCCAACACCTATGGCACGCCCGTCGCCATCACCCGCTGCGGCAACTTCTACGGTGGGGGCGACCTGAACTTCAACCGCATCATCCCCGGCACGCTCCGCTCGATCATCCGCGGACAGCGGCCGATCATCCGCTCCGATGGCACGTTCATCCGCGACTACTTCTACGTGGAAGACGGCGCCGCAGCCTATACCCTGCTGGCCGAGCAACTCGCCGAGAAGCCCGAGCTATCGGGCGAGGCGTTCAACTTCTCCTACGGCCACCGCCACACCGTCACCGAGATCACCGAGCTGGTCCTCAAGCTGATGGGTAGCGACCTCAAGCCGGACATCCGCAACGAAGCCAGCCACGAGATCCGCGAGCAATGCCTCGACGCCAGCCGGGCCCGCAGCGTGCTGGGCTGGTCGCCGCTGCACGACCTGGACGTCGGCCTCGAGCGGACCATCGACTGGTACAACCACTACTTCGAGACTTCCGAATGA
- a CDS encoding cephalosporin hydroxylase family protein, with product MKDDRQEFEAKKRQDANRMSQDPAVRDAANTLYAKAYEYDYTYMWSWMGVPIIQSPDDICAMQEIIWETKPQVIVETGVARGGSILFSAAMLQLLGEGKVIGVDIEIRPHNRESIETHPLAHRVELIEADAVADATLEQVRQSIGDAERVMVVLDSNHTHDHVLAELRAYAPLVSPSQSLIVADTAVELDITPTERDRPWGVGDNPMTAMRQYLTETDDFVSEKFINEKLLLTSNPDGYLRRKPSA from the coding sequence GTGAAAGACGACCGCCAGGAATTCGAAGCCAAGAAACGGCAAGACGCCAACCGCATGAGCCAGGACCCCGCCGTCCGCGACGCGGCCAACACGCTCTACGCCAAGGCTTACGAATACGACTACACCTACATGTGGTCGTGGATGGGCGTGCCGATCATCCAGTCGCCCGACGACATCTGTGCGATGCAGGAAATCATCTGGGAAACCAAGCCCCAAGTCATCGTCGAGACCGGCGTCGCCCGCGGCGGGTCGATCCTCTTCTCCGCCGCGATGCTCCAACTCCTGGGCGAAGGCAAAGTCATCGGCGTCGACATCGAGATCCGCCCGCACAACCGTGAATCGATCGAGACCCACCCGCTGGCCCACCGCGTCGAACTCATCGAAGCCGACGCCGTGGCTGACGCGACATTGGAGCAAGTCCGGCAATCCATCGGCGACGCCGAGCGGGTCATGGTCGTGCTCGACTCCAACCACACCCACGACCACGTACTCGCCGAGCTCCGCGCCTACGCCCCGCTGGTCTCGCCAAGCCAATCGCTGATCGTTGCCGACACGGCCGTCGAACTCGACATCACGCCCACCGAGCGTGATCGCCCCTGGGGCGTCGGCGACAACCCGATGACCGCGATGCGGCAGTACCTCACCGAGACCGATGACTTCGTCTCGGAGAAATTCATCAACGAGAAGCTGCTGCTCACCTCCAACCCCGACGGCTACCTCCGCCGTAAACCCAGCGCATGA
- the lepA gene encoding translation elongation factor 4, which yields MSTPTHIRNFCIIAHIDHGKSTLADRMLQGTGVMHERNAREQTLDNMDLERERGITIKASAVSVEHEYKGETYELNFIDTPGHVDFHYEVSRALAACEGAVLVVDATQGVEAQTVANLYKAVDANLELIPVINKIDLPSAQPEERAMQVEEVLGLDAADCIMTSAKTGVGVAELLDAICARFPEPQGNPDAPLQALIFDAIYDDYRGVVVYFRMMNGRMKKGDRILMMGAQRTYQVTELGKFRPEMTPTTEAFEAGDVGYMVAAIKTLEDVNIGDTITLDTARCDEPLPGYEEPAPMVYCDFYPSGDTQFDELRDAIARLHVNDASYTYEPTNSEALGSGFRCGFLGMLHMDIIQERLEREGNVSIVQTAPTVTYEIKIVGKGGDTEVIQITNPAELPDMSKVKDIREPIVAAEIITPTSSIGDIMKLCEQRRGVYKSQKFLADDRQILEYDLPLAEIIYDFFDKLKSITSGYGTMDYHVTGFNSDNLVKMDVLVNGNPVEALSLIVHRSKAEFRGRHLLKRLKEQIDRHLFEIPLQAAIGGKIIARETIKSVGKNVTAKCYGGDVSRKRKLLEKQKKGKERMKKVGSVDIPQEAFMSVLDTGE from the coding sequence ATGTCTACCCCGACCCACATCCGCAACTTCTGCATCATCGCCCACATCGACCACGGCAAGTCCACCCTGGCCGACCGCATGCTGCAGGGCACCGGCGTGATGCACGAGCGCAACGCCCGGGAGCAGACCCTCGACAACATGGACCTCGAGCGTGAGCGTGGCATCACGATCAAGGCCTCGGCCGTGTCCGTCGAGCACGAGTACAAGGGCGAGACCTACGAGCTCAACTTCATCGATACCCCCGGCCACGTCGACTTCCACTACGAAGTCTCCCGCGCCCTGGCGGCGTGTGAAGGCGCGGTCTTGGTGGTGGACGCGACCCAGGGCGTCGAGGCCCAGACGGTCGCCAACCTGTACAAGGCCGTGGACGCCAACCTCGAACTCATCCCGGTCATCAACAAGATCGACCTGCCCAGCGCCCAACCCGAAGAGCGGGCGATGCAGGTCGAGGAAGTGCTCGGCCTCGACGCCGCCGACTGCATCATGACCTCGGCCAAGACCGGCGTGGGTGTGGCTGAACTGCTCGACGCCATCTGCGCCCGCTTCCCCGAGCCGCAGGGCAACCCCGACGCTCCGCTTCAAGCGCTGATCTTCGACGCGATCTACGACGACTACCGCGGCGTGGTCGTCTACTTCCGGATGATGAACGGCCGGATGAAAAAGGGTGACCGCATCCTCATGATGGGTGCCCAGCGCACTTACCAGGTCACCGAGCTCGGCAAGTTCCGCCCCGAGATGACCCCCACCACCGAGGCCTTCGAAGCAGGCGACGTGGGCTACATGGTCGCGGCGATTAAGACCCTCGAAGACGTCAACATCGGCGATACCATCACCCTCGACACCGCCCGCTGCGACGAGCCCCTGCCCGGCTACGAAGAGCCGGCCCCGATGGTCTACTGCGACTTCTACCCGTCCGGCGACACCCAGTTCGACGAACTCCGCGACGCCATCGCCCGGCTGCACGTCAACGACGCCAGCTACACCTACGAGCCCACCAACTCCGAAGCCCTCGGCTCCGGTTTCCGCTGCGGCTTCCTGGGCATGCTCCACATGGACATCATCCAGGAGCGCCTCGAACGCGAGGGCAACGTCAGCATCGTCCAGACCGCGCCGACCGTGACCTACGAGATCAAGATCGTCGGCAAGGGCGGCGACACCGAGGTGATCCAGATCACCAACCCCGCCGAGCTGCCGGACATGAGCAAGGTCAAAGACATCCGCGAGCCCATCGTCGCCGCGGAGATCATCACGCCGACCTCCAGCATCGGCGACATCATGAAGCTCTGCGAGCAGCGCCGCGGCGTGTACAAATCACAGAAGTTCCTGGCCGACGACCGGCAGATCCTCGAATACGACCTGCCCCTGGCCGAGATCATTTACGACTTTTTCGACAAACTGAAATCCATCACCTCCGGCTACGGCACGATGGACTACCACGTCACCGGGTTCAACTCCGACAACCTCGTGAAGATGGACGTGCTGGTCAACGGCAACCCCGTCGAGGCGTTGTCCCTGATCGTGCACCGCAGCAAGGCCGAGTTCCGCGGCCGCCACCTGCTCAAACGCCTCAAAGAGCAGATCGACCGCCACCTCTTCGAGATCCCGCTCCAAGCCGCGATCGGCGGCAAGATCATCGCCCGCGAAACCATCAAGTCTGTCGGCAAGAACGTGACCGCCAAGTGCTACGGCGGCGACGTGTCACGGAAACGCAAACTGCTTGAGAAGCAGAAGAAGGGCAAGGAGCGCATGAAGAAGGTCGGCAGCGTCGACATCCCCCAAGAAGCCTTCATGTCGGTGCTCGACACCGGCGAATGA
- a CDS encoding class I SAM-dependent methyltransferase, with protein MKISAYSCRSCGCTSCETILDLGKTPLANALVDPAKSGKPCATFPLRLVFCPECALVQIDEEVPPEAMFSDYPYFSSFSDTMLQHAADLASRMIAKKNLGPDSLVIEPASNDGYLLKNYAGAGVPVLGVEPASNIAEVAQANGVETLNEFFSEDLAKKLVADGKRADVMHAHNVVAHVPDLNGFIAGVAALLKPDGVFILEAPYARDMIDGVEFDTIYHEHLCYFSMTALSALFERHGLEVVHVERTPIHGGSLQVHTSPKGNPVDETVAALLAEEKELGMDKLDYYRDFAQRVEMLRDTLVAMLNDLKAKGHSIAAYGASAKGSTLMNYMGIDSQQLDFIADRSTHKQGKLAPGNHLPIVAPEELIEKQPDYTLLLTWNFAEEILKQQQAYREAGGKFIVPVPSPTIR; from the coding sequence ATGAAAATATCGGCCTACTCCTGCCGATCCTGCGGCTGCACCTCCTGCGAGACGATCCTCGACCTGGGCAAGACCCCGCTCGCCAACGCGCTGGTCGATCCCGCGAAATCCGGCAAGCCCTGCGCGACCTTCCCGCTGCGGCTGGTCTTCTGCCCCGAGTGCGCCTTGGTGCAGATCGACGAAGAGGTGCCGCCCGAGGCGATGTTCAGCGACTACCCGTACTTCTCTTCGTTCTCAGACACGATGCTCCAGCACGCCGCGGACCTAGCGTCGCGGATGATCGCCAAGAAGAACCTCGGCCCGGACAGCCTCGTGATCGAGCCGGCCAGCAATGACGGCTACTTGCTCAAGAACTACGCCGGGGCGGGTGTGCCGGTGCTGGGCGTCGAGCCCGCCAGCAACATCGCCGAGGTCGCCCAGGCCAACGGCGTCGAGACGCTCAACGAGTTCTTCTCCGAAGACCTCGCCAAGAAGCTCGTCGCAGACGGAAAGCGGGCTGACGTGATGCACGCCCACAATGTGGTTGCCCACGTGCCCGACCTCAACGGCTTCATCGCCGGGGTCGCCGCGCTGCTCAAGCCCGACGGCGTGTTCATACTCGAAGCGCCCTACGCCCGGGACATGATCGACGGCGTCGAGTTCGACACCATCTACCACGAGCACCTCTGCTACTTCTCCATGACCGCCCTCTCGGCACTGTTCGAGCGGCACGGCCTCGAAGTCGTCCACGTCGAACGCACGCCCATCCACGGCGGCAGCCTCCAGGTCCACACCTCACCCAAGGGCAACCCGGTCGACGAGACCGTCGCCGCCCTGCTCGCCGAGGAAAAAGAGCTGGGCATGGACAAGCTCGACTACTACCGCGACTTCGCCCAGCGCGTCGAAATGCTGCGCGACACGCTCGTCGCCATGCTCAACGACCTCAAAGCCAAGGGCCACTCGATCGCCGCCTACGGCGCCTCGGCCAAGGGCAGCACGCTCATGAACTACATGGGCATCGACAGCCAGCAGCTCGACTTCATCGCCGACCGCTCGACCCACAAGCAGGGCAAGCTCGCTCCGGGCAATCACCTGCCCATCGTCGCCCCGGAAGAGCTGATCGAGAAACAGCCCGACTACACGCTGCTGCTGACCTGGAACTTTGCCGAAGAAATCCTCAAGCAGCAGCAGGCCTACCGCGAGGCGGGCGGGAAGTTCATCGTGCCTGTGCCCTCGCCGACGATCCGCTGA
- a CDS encoding NAD-dependent epimerase/dehydratase family protein — translation MTRRALVTGATGFIGQHLLPRLAEGFDEVHAIARALPATDESAGVHWHPHDLMQDDPAGLMQQAKPTHLIHLAWITTPGEYWTSPSNTEWLERSKALFDAFLAAGGQRVVGLGTCAEYDWSAGVCEEHTTPIAPASIYGQSKVELHAYLTSLPITSAWARVFWPYGPGEPEAKLTSYVARRLLAGEPAQCSAGTQQRDFIYVGDAAEALSQLLASDVTGPVNIGTGQAVAVREIAETIGQIVGRPELLQFAAQTTGSDDFPRVVADAKRLQEEVGFTPRFDLRAGLSKAIDEWRSSD, via the coding sequence ATGACCCGGCGGGCTCTCGTCACCGGCGCGACCGGCTTCATCGGCCAGCACCTCCTGCCGAGGCTGGCCGAGGGGTTTGATGAGGTGCATGCGATCGCGCGGGCCTTGCCAGCGACGGACGAATCGGCGGGTGTGCATTGGCATCCGCACGATCTCATGCAGGATGACCCGGCCGGGTTGATGCAACAAGCCAAGCCGACACATCTCATCCACCTCGCGTGGATCACCACCCCCGGCGAGTACTGGACCTCGCCGAGCAATACCGAATGGCTCGAACGCAGCAAGGCGTTGTTCGATGCGTTTCTTGCTGCGGGCGGCCAGCGTGTCGTGGGGCTGGGGACGTGTGCGGAATACGACTGGTCGGCGGGCGTTTGCGAGGAACACACCACACCGATCGCGCCCGCTTCCATCTACGGACAATCGAAGGTGGAACTTCACGCGTACCTCACCAGCCTGCCGATCACCTCGGCGTGGGCACGGGTGTTCTGGCCCTACGGCCCCGGCGAACCCGAGGCGAAACTCACCAGCTACGTCGCCCGCCGTCTGCTTGCGGGCGAGCCCGCCCAGTGCAGCGCGGGGACGCAGCAGCGTGATTTCATTTACGTCGGCGATGCGGCCGAGGCGTTGAGCCAACTGCTGGCGTCGGACGTGACCGGGCCGGTGAATATCGGGACGGGTCAGGCCGTGGCCGTCCGCGAGATCGCCGAAACGATTGGCCAGATCGTCGGCCGACCCGAACTACTTCAATTCGCGGCCCAAACCACCGGCAGCGACGACTTCCCCCGGGTCGTGGCGGACGCCAAGCGTCTTCAAGAAGAAGTCGGCTTCACGCCGCGTTTTGATCTCCGGGCGGGTTTGTCCAAAGCGATCGATGAATGGCGGTCATCGGACTGA
- a CDS encoding glycosyltransferase, with protein sequence MADPIQILSVTRKPDSASYQQRVENWIAPLAEQGITVTPRTWPKPGPERKALLDEMRRADAVWWHRNILTTRDAKAVRAAAKLWVIDFDDPLSYSSKNGGQPSWVRRRRFNATVGRADASLVGSRFLADLSEPFGHPIEIMPMAVDLPDAVPVRESTDGQPVTLLWLGSTSTQVYLRDIADVFTRLDTEVPLQLRLVGGKKLEFPGSKLEVDHRPWSPEEQDRALREADLGLCPMPDTLWTRGKCPYKILQYMAWGLPWVGSAVGENVVAAGEGEWARALTADTSDAWASAIVRLAEDASRRRAMGERGRAYVEKVHGRTALTQQLTEFWRQIVARPAR encoded by the coding sequence ATGGCCGACCCGATCCAGATCCTCTCGGTGACCCGCAAGCCCGACTCCGCGTCGTACCAGCAGCGCGTCGAGAACTGGATCGCCCCGCTGGCCGAGCAGGGGATCACCGTCACCCCGCGCACCTGGCCCAAGCCCGGACCCGAACGCAAGGCCCTGCTCGACGAGATGCGTCGGGCCGACGCGGTGTGGTGGCACCGCAACATCCTCACCACCCGCGACGCCAAGGCGGTCCGCGCAGCGGCCAAACTCTGGGTGATCGACTTCGACGATCCACTGAGTTATTCGAGCAAGAACGGCGGTCAGCCGAGCTGGGTCCGCCGACGGCGGTTCAATGCGACCGTCGGCCGGGCGGATGCGTCGCTGGTGGGCAGCCGCTTCCTCGCTGACCTGTCCGAGCCCTTCGGCCACCCGATCGAGATCATGCCGATGGCGGTGGACCTGCCCGACGCCGTGCCCGTGCGGGAATCGACGGATGGCCAGCCCGTCACCCTGCTCTGGCTCGGTTCGACCAGCACGCAGGTCTATCTCCGTGATATCGCGGATGTCTTTACACGACTCGACACCGAGGTTCCGCTGCAGCTCCGCCTCGTGGGCGGGAAAAAGCTCGAGTTCCCCGGCTCGAAGCTGGAGGTGGACCACCGCCCCTGGTCGCCCGAGGAACAGGACCGGGCGCTACGCGAGGCCGACCTGGGCCTGTGCCCGATGCCCGACACGCTGTGGACCCGCGGCAAGTGTCCGTACAAGATCCTGCAGTACATGGCCTGGGGCCTGCCGTGGGTGGGCTCGGCGGTGGGCGAGAATGTCGTGGCGGCGGGTGAAGGCGAATGGGCCCGGGCGTTGACGGCCGATACGAGCGATGCGTGGGCCAGCGCCATCGTCCGATTGGCCGAGGACGCGTCTCGACGCCGAGCGATGGGCGAGCGGGGCCGGGCGTATGTGGAAAAAGTCCACGGACGCACCGCGCTCACCCAACAACTCACCGAGTTCTGGCGGCAGATCGTCGCCCGACCCGCCCGCTGA
- the rfbF gene encoding glucose-1-phosphate cytidylyltransferase — protein MDVVLLAGGLGTRLSEQTEVRPKPMVEIGGRPILWHIMKLYAQHDFKDFWIALGYKGSMIKQYFLNYYQLGGDLSIDLKDGNVEIARPQTEDWRVHLIDTGLHTNTGGRLEKLFDRMPGDTFMLTYGDGVANVDLTALLDFHKNNDALVTLTAVRPTARFGSLDFDGDLITRFSEKSQVREGWINGGYMVMDRGVSEYFNGPDTNLEKGILEKLAADGKLAVFKHDGFWQCMDTQREVSLLNEMWLEGDPPWKVWHD, from the coding sequence ATGGATGTGGTTTTACTCGCAGGGGGTCTGGGCACCCGCTTGTCCGAACAGACCGAAGTTCGGCCCAAGCCGATGGTCGAGATCGGCGGCCGGCCGATCCTCTGGCACATCATGAAGCTCTACGCCCAGCACGACTTCAAGGATTTCTGGATCGCGCTCGGCTACAAGGGCTCGATGATCAAGCAGTACTTCCTGAACTACTACCAGCTCGGCGGCGACCTCAGCATCGACCTCAAAGACGGCAACGTCGAGATCGCCCGGCCCCAGACCGAAGACTGGCGGGTACACCTCATCGACACCGGGCTCCACACCAACACCGGCGGCCGACTCGAAAAGCTCTTCGACCGCATGCCCGGCGACACGTTCATGCTGACCTACGGCGACGGCGTGGCCAACGTCGATCTGACCGCCCTGCTCGACTTCCACAAGAACAATGATGCGCTCGTCACGCTCACCGCGGTCCGCCCCACCGCCCGCTTCGGCAGCCTCGACTTCGACGGCGACCTTATCACCCGCTTCAGCGAAAAGTCCCAGGTCCGCGAGGGCTGGATCAACGGCGGCTACATGGTCATGGATCGGGGCGTGAGCGAGTACTTCAACGGCCCCGACACGAACCTGGAAAAAGGCATCCTCGAAAAGCTCGCGGCGGACGGGAAGCTGGCGGTGTTTAAACACGACGGCTTCTGGCAGTGCATGGACACGCAGCGCGAGGTTTCGCTGCTCAACGAGATGTGGCTAGAGGGCGATCCGCCGTGGAAGGTGTGGCATGACTGA
- a CDS encoding lipopolysaccharide kinase InaA family protein, with amino-acid sequence MPEPTAELPEPAELLALPEAKVFKQDRRSRVWSVEDGSGRRWAIKRFEHSPLRQRLVAKVGQHPAQREVKWHAKLIAAELPVVPIFAAGHDASGRQWLITPWRGDDLAEWIQDGRLADDPALRHDVTRQLGAIAGRIMQMRVFNRDFKARNFVVDEQGKVWLIDAGGCRGGKGTPLLAFALRMLTLLNRTARGAAKESGRADALPSRTDRQRFFRTMTAAWPSLPDGMQHLPRSQEFD; translated from the coding sequence TTGCCAGAACCGACCGCCGAACTCCCCGAGCCCGCCGAGCTTCTGGCGTTGCCTGAGGCGAAGGTGTTCAAGCAGGACCGCCGGAGCCGGGTGTGGTCGGTGGAAGACGGCTCGGGTCGGCGATGGGCGATCAAGCGTTTCGAGCACAGCCCGCTGCGTCAGCGGCTGGTCGCCAAAGTCGGCCAACACCCCGCCCAACGTGAGGTGAAGTGGCACGCCAAGCTCATCGCGGCGGAGCTGCCGGTGGTCCCGATCTTTGCGGCGGGACACGACGCATCCGGCCGGCAGTGGCTGATCACACCCTGGCGTGGCGACGACCTGGCGGAGTGGATTCAAGACGGGCGTCTGGCGGATGATCCCGCCCTGCGGCACGACGTGACCCGGCAACTCGGTGCGATCGCCGGGCGGATCATGCAGATGCGGGTGTTCAACCGCGACTTCAAGGCCCGCAACTTTGTGGTGGACGAGCAAGGCAAGGTCTGGCTGATCGACGCCGGCGGTTGCCGGGGCGGCAAGGGCACGCCGTTGCTGGCGTTCGCGCTGCGGATGCTTACGCTGCTGAACCGTACGGCAAGAGGAGCCGCGAAGGAATCGGGCCGGGCCGACGCATTGCCCTCGCGCACCGATCGTCAGCGGTTTTTCCGGACAATGACGGCCGCTTGGCCGAGCCTGCCCGACGGGATGCAGCACCTGCCGCGATCGCAAGAGTTCGATTGA